A genomic window from Salvia miltiorrhiza cultivar Shanhuang (shh) chromosome 5, IMPLAD_Smil_shh, whole genome shotgun sequence includes:
- the LOC130986755 gene encoding gamma-cadinene synthase-like isoform X2, translated as MAAANMVTAISSNVRHIRPPIVTYKPNMWGHIFSTFSYDHQVQEKYSKEMEALKKEIRSMLMAAKSTKLMVLIDQIERLGLSYHFEIEIEEKLKQVYDAADDCDLFTTALRFRLLRQHQYHVSCTVFDKFVEKDCKWIGDRLRSDVEGILSLYEAAHVRIRDEKILDEALEFTVVELNHMLPTLESPTKEKVQQALKHSIHRSLPLLNIRFYISVYERDGTTNGLLLKLAKLNFNFLQNIYRKELAEIMRWWDKFDLKNKLPYARDRMVECYLWGNAFRYEPQYSYLRVVVAKNMQLATIMDDTYDNYGTLEEDDLFTDMLERWNLDEIDVLPEFMKVVYRFIMSVYEDYVGEAERQGKSFAVPYYRETVKQLSRAYNKEQKWIMERQMPPYEEYMTNSVITSCMYVMFTALVPGMKSVNEEAVQWLLSEPKIVISIAKMGRTLDDLGSHERENREGKLPTVVDCYMKDKGVSKQETISEFVEIVENEWKDITAEWAKGSSFPKELVEQLLNYGRIAEITYNNKQDCYTDPEKYLGPLIAALYTDPLLI; from the exons ATGGCTGCAGCAAACATGGTGACTGCTATTTCAAGCAACGTGAGGCATATCCGCCCTCCCATCGTCACTTACAAGCCAAACATGTGGGGTCACATTTTCTCAACATTTTCTTACGATCATCAG GTGCAGGAGAAGTATAGCAAGGAAATGGAAgcattgaagaaagaaataagaagcATGCTAATGGCTGCCAAGTCTACCAAACTTATGGTTTTGATCGACCAAATTGAGCGTTTGGGACTCTCATATCATTTTGAGATAGAAATCGAAGAGAAACTCAAACAAGTTTATGATGCCGCAGACGATTGCGACTTGTTCACTACTGCGCTTCGATTTCGTTTGCTCAGACAACATCAATATCATGTTTCTTGCA CTGTTTTCGACAAATTTGTTGAGAAAGACTGCAAATGGATAGGAGACCGCCTTCGCAGCGACGTCGAAGGCATCTTAAGTTTGTACGAGGCAGCTCATGTCCGAATTCGCGACGAAAAAATATTAGACGAAGCTTTGGAATTCACAGTTGTTGAACTGAATCATATGTTACCAACATTAGAGTCTCCCACTAAAGAGAAAGTGCAGCAGGCTTTGAAGCACTCCATTCATAGGAGTCTTCCACTATTGAATATCCGCTTTTACATTTCTGTCTACGAAAGAGATGGAACGACGAATGGATTGCTTCTCAAACTAGCCAAATTGAATTTCAATTTCTTGCAGAATATCTACAGGAAAGAACTTGCTGAAATTATGAG GTGGTGGGATAAATTTGACCTAAAGAACAAATTGCCATATGCAAGAGACAGAATGGTGGAGTGTTATCTGTGGGGCAATGCGTTTCGCTACGAACCTCAATACTCATACCTTCGAGTAGTTGTTGCCAAAAACATGCAACTTGCTACAATTATGGATGACACCTATGATAATTATGGAACACTTGAAGAAGATGACCTTTTTACTGATATGTTGGAGAG gtGGAATTTGGATGAGATTGATGTACTCCCAGAATTTATGAAAGTTGTTTATAGATTCATTATGAGTGTATACGAAGATTATGTAGGTGAAGCTGAAAGGCAAGGAAAATCCTTCGCAGTCCCTTACTATAGAGAAACA GTGAAACAACTTAGTAGGGCTTATAACAAAGAGCAGAAGTGGATCATGGAACGACAAATGCCACCTTACGAAGAGTATATGACGAATTCAGTGATTACGAGTTGTATGTATGTGATGTTCACAGCTCTTGTCCCTGGCATGAAATCTGTGAATGAAGAAGCAGTTCAATGGCTACTGAGTGAGCCCAAAATCGTAATTTCCATTGCTAAGATGGGTCGAACCCTCGACGACTTAGGCAGCCATGAA CGCGAGAATAGAGAAGGAAAGCTGCCAACAGTGGTGGATTGCTACATGAAGGATAAAGGTGTATCAAAGCAAGAGACCATTTCTGAGTTTGTGGAAATTGTTGAGAATGAATGGAAGGATATAACTGCGGAGTGGGCTAAGGGAAGCTCTTTCCCTAAGGAATTGGTGGAGCAACTCTTGAACTATGGCCGCATAGCTGAGATCACTTACAATAACAAACAAGACTGCTACACTGACCCAGAAAAGTATTTGGGGCCATTGATTGCAGCTCTTTACACGGATCCTCTTCTCATTTGA
- the LOC130986755 gene encoding gamma-cadinene synthase-like isoform X5 has product MAAANMVTAISSNVRHIRPPIVTYKPNMWGHIFSTFSYDHQVQEKYSKEMEALKKEIRSMLMAAKSTKLMVLIDQIERLGLSYHFEIEIEEKLKQVYDAADDCDLFTTALRFRLLRQHQYHVSCTVFDKFVEKDCKWIGDRLRSDVEGILSLYEAAHVRIRDEKILDEALEFTVVELNHMLPTLESPTKEKVQQALKHSIHRSLPLLNIRFYISVYERDGTTNGLLLKLAKLNFNFLQNIYRKELAEIMRWWDKFDLKNKLPYARDRMVECYLWGNAFRYEPQYSYLRVVVAKNMQLATIMDDTYDNYGTLEEDDLFTDMLERWNLDEIDVLPEFMKVVYRFIMSVYEDYVGEAERQGKSFAVPYYRETRENREGKLPTVVDCYMKDKGVSKQETISEFVEIVENEWKDITAEWAKGSSFPKELVEQLLNYGRIAEITYNNKQDCYTDPEKYLGPLIAALYTDPLLI; this is encoded by the exons ATGGCTGCAGCAAACATGGTGACTGCTATTTCAAGCAACGTGAGGCATATCCGCCCTCCCATCGTCACTTACAAGCCAAACATGTGGGGTCACATTTTCTCAACATTTTCTTACGATCATCAG GTGCAGGAGAAGTATAGCAAGGAAATGGAAgcattgaagaaagaaataagaagcATGCTAATGGCTGCCAAGTCTACCAAACTTATGGTTTTGATCGACCAAATTGAGCGTTTGGGACTCTCATATCATTTTGAGATAGAAATCGAAGAGAAACTCAAACAAGTTTATGATGCCGCAGACGATTGCGACTTGTTCACTACTGCGCTTCGATTTCGTTTGCTCAGACAACATCAATATCATGTTTCTTGCA CTGTTTTCGACAAATTTGTTGAGAAAGACTGCAAATGGATAGGAGACCGCCTTCGCAGCGACGTCGAAGGCATCTTAAGTTTGTACGAGGCAGCTCATGTCCGAATTCGCGACGAAAAAATATTAGACGAAGCTTTGGAATTCACAGTTGTTGAACTGAATCATATGTTACCAACATTAGAGTCTCCCACTAAAGAGAAAGTGCAGCAGGCTTTGAAGCACTCCATTCATAGGAGTCTTCCACTATTGAATATCCGCTTTTACATTTCTGTCTACGAAAGAGATGGAACGACGAATGGATTGCTTCTCAAACTAGCCAAATTGAATTTCAATTTCTTGCAGAATATCTACAGGAAAGAACTTGCTGAAATTATGAG GTGGTGGGATAAATTTGACCTAAAGAACAAATTGCCATATGCAAGAGACAGAATGGTGGAGTGTTATCTGTGGGGCAATGCGTTTCGCTACGAACCTCAATACTCATACCTTCGAGTAGTTGTTGCCAAAAACATGCAACTTGCTACAATTATGGATGACACCTATGATAATTATGGAACACTTGAAGAAGATGACCTTTTTACTGATATGTTGGAGAG gtGGAATTTGGATGAGATTGATGTACTCCCAGAATTTATGAAAGTTGTTTATAGATTCATTATGAGTGTATACGAAGATTATGTAGGTGAAGCTGAAAGGCAAGGAAAATCCTTCGCAGTCCCTTACTATAGAGAAACA CGCGAGAATAGAGAAGGAAAGCTGCCAACAGTGGTGGATTGCTACATGAAGGATAAAGGTGTATCAAAGCAAGAGACCATTTCTGAGTTTGTGGAAATTGTTGAGAATGAATGGAAGGATATAACTGCGGAGTGGGCTAAGGGAAGCTCTTTCCCTAAGGAATTGGTGGAGCAACTCTTGAACTATGGCCGCATAGCTGAGATCACTTACAATAACAAACAAGACTGCTACACTGACCCAGAAAAGTATTTGGGGCCATTGATTGCAGCTCTTTACACGGATCCTCTTCTCATTTGA
- the LOC130986755 gene encoding gamma-cadinene synthase-like isoform X1, which produces MAAANMVTAISSNVRTHIRPPIVTYKPSMWGHTFSTFSDHHQVQEKYSKEMEALKKEIRSMLMAAKSTKLMVLIDQIERLGLSYHFEIEIEEKLKQVYDAADDCDLFTTALRFRLLRQHQYHVSCTVFDKFVEKDCKWIGDRLRSDVEGILSLYEAAHVRIRDEKILDEALEFTVVELNHMLPTLESPTKEKVQQALKHSIHRSLPLLNIRFYISVYERDGTTNGLLLKLAKLNFNFLQNIYRKELAEIMRWWDKFDLKNKLPYARDRMVECYLWGNAFRYEPQYSYLRVVVAKNMQLATIMDDTYDNYGTLEEDDLFTDMLERWNLDEIDVLPEFMKVVYRFIMSVYEDYVGEAERQGKSFAVPYYRETVKQLSRAYNKEQKWIMERQMPPYEEYMTNSVITSCMYVMFTALVPGMKSVNEEAVQWLLSEPKIVISIAKMGRTLDDLGSHERENREGKLPTVVDCYMKDKGVSKQETISEFVEIVENEWKDITAEWAKGSSFPKELVEQLLNYGRIAEITYNNKQDCYTDPEKYLGPLIAALYTDPLLI; this is translated from the exons ATGGCTGCAGCAAACATGGTGACTGCTATTTCAAGCAACGTGAGGACGCATATCCGCCCTCCCATCGTCACTTACAAGCCAAGCATGTGGGGTCACACTTTCTCAACATTTTCTGACCATCATCAG GTGCAGGAGAAGTATAGCAAGGAAATGGAAgcattgaagaaagaaataagaagcATGCTAATGGCTGCCAAGTCTACCAAACTTATGGTTTTGATCGACCAAATTGAGCGTTTGGGACTCTCATATCATTTTGAGATAGAAATCGAAGAGAAACTCAAACAAGTTTATGATGCCGCAGACGATTGCGACTTGTTCACTACTGCGCTTCGATTTCGTTTGCTCAGACAACATCAATATCATGTTTCTTGCA CTGTTTTCGACAAATTTGTTGAGAAAGACTGCAAATGGATAGGAGACCGCCTTCGCAGCGACGTCGAAGGCATCTTAAGTTTGTACGAGGCAGCTCATGTCCGAATTCGCGACGAAAAAATATTAGACGAAGCTTTGGAATTCACAGTTGTTGAACTGAATCATATGTTACCAACATTAGAGTCTCCCACTAAAGAGAAAGTGCAGCAGGCTTTGAAGCACTCCATTCATAGGAGTCTTCCACTATTGAATATCCGCTTTTACATTTCTGTCTACGAAAGAGATGGAACGACGAATGGATTGCTTCTCAAACTAGCCAAATTGAATTTCAATTTCTTGCAGAATATCTACAGGAAAGAACTTGCTGAAATTATGAG GTGGTGGGATAAATTTGACCTAAAGAACAAATTGCCATATGCAAGAGACAGAATGGTGGAGTGTTATCTGTGGGGCAATGCGTTTCGCTACGAACCTCAATACTCATACCTTCGAGTAGTTGTTGCCAAAAACATGCAACTTGCTACAATTATGGATGACACCTATGATAATTATGGAACACTTGAAGAAGATGACCTTTTTACTGATATGTTGGAGAG gtGGAATTTGGATGAGATTGATGTACTCCCAGAATTTATGAAAGTTGTTTATAGATTCATTATGAGTGTATACGAAGATTATGTAGGTGAAGCTGAAAGGCAAGGAAAATCCTTCGCAGTCCCTTACTATAGAGAAACA GTGAAACAACTTAGTAGGGCTTATAACAAAGAGCAGAAGTGGATCATGGAACGACAAATGCCACCTTACGAAGAGTATATGACGAATTCAGTGATTACGAGTTGTATGTATGTGATGTTCACAGCTCTTGTCCCTGGCATGAAATCTGTGAATGAAGAAGCAGTTCAATGGCTACTGAGTGAGCCCAAAATCGTAATTTCCATTGCTAAGATGGGTCGAACCCTCGACGACTTAGGCAGCCATGAA CGCGAGAATAGAGAAGGAAAGCTGCCAACAGTGGTGGATTGCTACATGAAGGATAAAGGTGTATCAAAGCAAGAGACCATTTCTGAGTTTGTGGAAATTGTTGAGAATGAATGGAAGGATATAACTGCGGAGTGGGCTAAGGGAAGCTCTTTCCCTAAGGAATTGGTGGAGCAACTCTTGAACTATGGCCGCATAGCTGAGATCACTTACAATAACAAACAAGACTGCTACACTGACCCAGAAAAGTATTTGGGGCCATTGATTGCAGCTCTTTACACGGATCCTCTTCTCATTTGA
- the LOC130986755 gene encoding gamma-cadinene synthase-like isoform X4, with product MAAANMVTAISSNVRTHIRPPIVTYKPSMWGHTFSTFSDHHQVQEKYSKEMEALKKEIRSMLMAAKSTKLMVLIDQIERLGLSYHFEIEIEEKLKQVYDAADDCDLFTTALRFRLLRQHQYHVSCTVFDKFVEKDCKWIGDRLRSDVEGILSLYEAAHVRIRDEKILDEALEFTVVELNHMLPTLESPTKEKVQQALKHSIHRSLPLLNIRFYISVYERDGTTNGLLLKLAKLNFNFLQNIYRKELAEIMRWWDKFDLKNKLPYARDRMVECYLWGNAFRYEPQYSYLRVVVAKNMQLATIMDDTYDNYGTLEEDDLFTDMLERWNLDEIDVLPEFMKVVYRFIMSVYEDYVGEAERQGKSFAVPYYRETRENREGKLPTVVDCYMKDKGVSKQETISEFVEIVENEWKDITAEWAKGSSFPKELVEQLLNYGRIAEITYNNKQDCYTDPEKYLGPLIAALYTDPLLI from the exons ATGGCTGCAGCAAACATGGTGACTGCTATTTCAAGCAACGTGAGGACGCATATCCGCCCTCCCATCGTCACTTACAAGCCAAGCATGTGGGGTCACACTTTCTCAACATTTTCTGACCATCATCAG GTGCAGGAGAAGTATAGCAAGGAAATGGAAgcattgaagaaagaaataagaagcATGCTAATGGCTGCCAAGTCTACCAAACTTATGGTTTTGATCGACCAAATTGAGCGTTTGGGACTCTCATATCATTTTGAGATAGAAATCGAAGAGAAACTCAAACAAGTTTATGATGCCGCAGACGATTGCGACTTGTTCACTACTGCGCTTCGATTTCGTTTGCTCAGACAACATCAATATCATGTTTCTTGCA CTGTTTTCGACAAATTTGTTGAGAAAGACTGCAAATGGATAGGAGACCGCCTTCGCAGCGACGTCGAAGGCATCTTAAGTTTGTACGAGGCAGCTCATGTCCGAATTCGCGACGAAAAAATATTAGACGAAGCTTTGGAATTCACAGTTGTTGAACTGAATCATATGTTACCAACATTAGAGTCTCCCACTAAAGAGAAAGTGCAGCAGGCTTTGAAGCACTCCATTCATAGGAGTCTTCCACTATTGAATATCCGCTTTTACATTTCTGTCTACGAAAGAGATGGAACGACGAATGGATTGCTTCTCAAACTAGCCAAATTGAATTTCAATTTCTTGCAGAATATCTACAGGAAAGAACTTGCTGAAATTATGAG GTGGTGGGATAAATTTGACCTAAAGAACAAATTGCCATATGCAAGAGACAGAATGGTGGAGTGTTATCTGTGGGGCAATGCGTTTCGCTACGAACCTCAATACTCATACCTTCGAGTAGTTGTTGCCAAAAACATGCAACTTGCTACAATTATGGATGACACCTATGATAATTATGGAACACTTGAAGAAGATGACCTTTTTACTGATATGTTGGAGAG gtGGAATTTGGATGAGATTGATGTACTCCCAGAATTTATGAAAGTTGTTTATAGATTCATTATGAGTGTATACGAAGATTATGTAGGTGAAGCTGAAAGGCAAGGAAAATCCTTCGCAGTCCCTTACTATAGAGAAACA CGCGAGAATAGAGAAGGAAAGCTGCCAACAGTGGTGGATTGCTACATGAAGGATAAAGGTGTATCAAAGCAAGAGACCATTTCTGAGTTTGTGGAAATTGTTGAGAATGAATGGAAGGATATAACTGCGGAGTGGGCTAAGGGAAGCTCTTTCCCTAAGGAATTGGTGGAGCAACTCTTGAACTATGGCCGCATAGCTGAGATCACTTACAATAACAAACAAGACTGCTACACTGACCCAGAAAAGTATTTGGGGCCATTGATTGCAGCTCTTTACACGGATCCTCTTCTCATTTGA
- the LOC130986755 gene encoding gamma-cadinene synthase-like isoform X3 has protein sequence MVTAISSNVRTHIRPPIVTYKPSMWGHTFSTFSDHHQVQEKYSKEMEALKKEIRSMLMAAKSTKLMVLIDQIERLGLSYHFEIEIEEKLKQVYDAADDCDLFTTALRFRLLRQHQYHVSCTVFDKFVEKDCKWIGDRLRSDVEGILSLYEAAHVRIRDEKILDEALEFTVVELNHMLPTLESPTKEKVQQALKHSIHRSLPLLNIRFYISVYERDGTTNGLLLKLAKLNFNFLQNIYRKELAEIMRWWDKFDLKNKLPYARDRMVECYLWGNAFRYEPQYSYLRVVVAKNMQLATIMDDTYDNYGTLEEDDLFTDMLERWNLDEIDVLPEFMKVVYRFIMSVYEDYVGEAERQGKSFAVPYYRETVKQLSRAYNKEQKWIMERQMPPYEEYMTNSVITSCMYVMFTALVPGMKSVNEEAVQWLLSEPKIVISIAKMGRTLDDLGSHERENREGKLPTVVDCYMKDKGVSKQETISEFVEIVENEWKDITAEWAKGSSFPKELVEQLLNYGRIAEITYNNKQDCYTDPEKYLGPLIAALYTDPLLI, from the exons ATGGTGACTGCTATTTCAAGCAACGTGAGGACGCATATCCGCCCTCCCATCGTCACTTACAAGCCAAGCATGTGGGGTCACACTTTCTCAACATTTTCTGACCATCATCAG GTGCAGGAGAAGTATAGCAAGGAAATGGAAgcattgaagaaagaaataagaagcATGCTAATGGCTGCCAAGTCTACCAAACTTATGGTTTTGATCGACCAAATTGAGCGTTTGGGACTCTCATATCATTTTGAGATAGAAATCGAAGAGAAACTCAAACAAGTTTATGATGCCGCAGACGATTGCGACTTGTTCACTACTGCGCTTCGATTTCGTTTGCTCAGACAACATCAATATCATGTTTCTTGCA CTGTTTTCGACAAATTTGTTGAGAAAGACTGCAAATGGATAGGAGACCGCCTTCGCAGCGACGTCGAAGGCATCTTAAGTTTGTACGAGGCAGCTCATGTCCGAATTCGCGACGAAAAAATATTAGACGAAGCTTTGGAATTCACAGTTGTTGAACTGAATCATATGTTACCAACATTAGAGTCTCCCACTAAAGAGAAAGTGCAGCAGGCTTTGAAGCACTCCATTCATAGGAGTCTTCCACTATTGAATATCCGCTTTTACATTTCTGTCTACGAAAGAGATGGAACGACGAATGGATTGCTTCTCAAACTAGCCAAATTGAATTTCAATTTCTTGCAGAATATCTACAGGAAAGAACTTGCTGAAATTATGAG GTGGTGGGATAAATTTGACCTAAAGAACAAATTGCCATATGCAAGAGACAGAATGGTGGAGTGTTATCTGTGGGGCAATGCGTTTCGCTACGAACCTCAATACTCATACCTTCGAGTAGTTGTTGCCAAAAACATGCAACTTGCTACAATTATGGATGACACCTATGATAATTATGGAACACTTGAAGAAGATGACCTTTTTACTGATATGTTGGAGAG gtGGAATTTGGATGAGATTGATGTACTCCCAGAATTTATGAAAGTTGTTTATAGATTCATTATGAGTGTATACGAAGATTATGTAGGTGAAGCTGAAAGGCAAGGAAAATCCTTCGCAGTCCCTTACTATAGAGAAACA GTGAAACAACTTAGTAGGGCTTATAACAAAGAGCAGAAGTGGATCATGGAACGACAAATGCCACCTTACGAAGAGTATATGACGAATTCAGTGATTACGAGTTGTATGTATGTGATGTTCACAGCTCTTGTCCCTGGCATGAAATCTGTGAATGAAGAAGCAGTTCAATGGCTACTGAGTGAGCCCAAAATCGTAATTTCCATTGCTAAGATGGGTCGAACCCTCGACGACTTAGGCAGCCATGAA CGCGAGAATAGAGAAGGAAAGCTGCCAACAGTGGTGGATTGCTACATGAAGGATAAAGGTGTATCAAAGCAAGAGACCATTTCTGAGTTTGTGGAAATTGTTGAGAATGAATGGAAGGATATAACTGCGGAGTGGGCTAAGGGAAGCTCTTTCCCTAAGGAATTGGTGGAGCAACTCTTGAACTATGGCCGCATAGCTGAGATCACTTACAATAACAAACAAGACTGCTACACTGACCCAGAAAAGTATTTGGGGCCATTGATTGCAGCTCTTTACACGGATCCTCTTCTCATTTGA
- the LOC130986757 gene encoding probable disease resistance protein At1g58602, translated as MVEAVVSVALETLGALLLEEGKLLVGVGGQVKALQKQLQEIKCFLKDADTKQHKSETVRNWLSQIRDLSYRAEDVILEYAVGISFDRRRRGLKLFLRRFSGALNMCYSLHQLGSEMVEIKSELADVIAKMESYGIRSIIDGGGGSAAGDQNWARKTFPHVDEDCFVGKDDDLKRLVSLLLDHNEHRVVTIWGMGGIGKTTIAKRVYNHMIEAKNDRIFDSLAWVCITQQCQIRSVLEDVLKQLDLDQQKGEGVSSLSDTQLVVKLCEVQRGKRCMIVLDDIWETSHWDGLKHAFLVRDLNTKILVTTRKQKVAEIGFSMELGLLNLEDSWELLKKKAFPRNKIPEFALQENVITIGKQMVRKCGFLPLAISLLGGVLSKKTCVREWESVNENINASIYRGEGHDEKENQIDGVLNLSYEDLPYCLKPCFLYFGRLKEEETIYAPDLYRMWIAQGLISYENVKGNDVTLTDIAELYLSELASRCIVQVEIEDVIPKQKFKTCKLHDVVRELCLSMGKKEDFGVQILDYQGGKFSSSVQEALSRTKTRHLTVHFKTEVQQELDKLTITCAEDSSKHLRSLEILNDKHKTIEFPPQSILDFRQFKLLRGLVILRFKFVDRKLPKGITDLVHLRYLRLRECELDSLPSSISNLAYLDTLDLYLSRNVRVPNVLSKMSRLRHLLFPLYDKEKIGNYRLKLDDCVDELESLIGYDSSVHELKHITRMKNLRRLSASICDNESLSAIMDAIATKWNKLSYCTVSVNQGCEFTTSEEGLMKLKQAFSCPNLYFLRICVGLGKLLEDCISDIITSKIVKLSLLYCEIEHDPMRILGKLHSLRELYLGPRSFVGEEMTCSALSFPLLKKLSLARLPNWREWRVDQGAMPLVTEITIGRCPRFEKVPEGFSSIQNLQKLVVYATPRLSKRILGSGQGGVDFHKVHHVPSIIINKSSLRMNIPLVER; from the exons ATGGTGGAAGCAGTAGTCTCCGTGGCTCTTGAAACACTAGGAGCTCTGCTGTTAGAAGAAGGCAAGTTGCTAGTCGGCGTTGGCGGCCAAGTGAAGGCGTTACAAAAGCAGCTCCAAGAGATCAAGTGTTTCCTCAAAGATGCCGACACAAAACAGCACAAAAGCGAAACCGTGCGCAATTGGCTCTCACAGATCAGAGATCTATCGTACAGAGCGGAAGACGTCATCTTAGAATACGCCGTCGGAATCTCTTTTGATAGACGGCGGCGCGGCCTCAAACTGTTCCTCCGTAGATTTTCTGGTGCATTAAACATGTGCTACTCGCTCCACCAGCTAGGCTCGGAGATGGTGGAAATCAAATCCGAGCTCGCGGATGTGATCGCCAAAATGGAAAGCTACGGCATAAGAAGCATCATCGATGGAGGGGGGGGCTCGGCCGCCGGCGACCAAAATTGGGCAAGGAAAACCTTCCCCCATGTCGATGAAGACTGCTTTGTTGGGAAAGATGATGATCTAAAACGGCTGGTTTCGCTTCTTCTCGACCACAACGAGCATCGAGTTGTTACAATATGGGGAATGGGCGGTATAGGTAAGACCACCATTGCCAAAAGGGTCTACAATCACATGATCGAGGCTAAAAACGATCGAATATTCGATTCCTTGGCATGGGTTTGCATTACTCAGCAGTGTCAAATTCGATCAGTTTTGGAGGATGTTCTGAAGCAGCTAGACCTAGACCAGCAAAAAGGGGAGGGCGTTTCGAGTCTCAGCGACACGCAGTTGGTGGTGAAGCTGTGTGAGGTTCAAAGAGGGAAGCGATGCATGATTGTTCTTGATGATATTTGGGAAACTAGTCATTGGGATGGACTCAAGCACGCCTTTCTTGTCCGGGATTTAAATACCAAAATCTTGGTGACCACGCGCAAACAGAAGGTTGCAGAGATTGGATTCTCTATGGAGCTTGGCCTTCTTAATTTGGAGGATTCGTGGGAATTACTCAAGAAGAAAGCATTTCCACGCAACAAAATTCCAG AATTTGCATTGCAAGAAAATGTCATAACAATTGGGAAACAAATGGTACGGAAATGTGGTTTTTTGCCCTTAGCAATTTCTTTACTCGGAGGGGTCTTGAGTAAGAAAACTTGTGTGAGAGAGTGGGAGTCGGTGAATGAAAACATCAATGCATCTATATATAGAGGTGAAGGGCATGACGAAAAGGAAAATCAGATTGATGGAGTGCTAAATTTAAGTTACGAAGATCTGCCTTATTGCTTGAAGCCGTGTTTTCTCTATTTTGGTAGACTTAAAGAGGAGGAAACCATATATGCTCCTGATCTATATAGGATGTGGATAGCACAAGGCTTGATTTCATATGAGAATGTTAAAGGAAACGATGTAACTTTAACCGACATTGCAGAGCTCTACTTAAGTGAGTTGGCCTCGAGGTGTATTGTCCAAGTTGAAATTGAGGATGTTATACCCAAACAAAAGTTTAAGACATGCAAGCTTCATGATGTAGTAAGGGAGCTATGTTTATCAATGGGGAAAAAGGAGGATTTTGGTGTACAAATTTTGGATTATCAAGGTGGAAAATTTAGTAGTTCGGTACAGGAAGCTCTGTCTCGTACTAAGACACGACATTTGACTGTCCATTTCAAAACAGAGGTCCAACAAGAGCTTGACAAGCTTACTATCACTTGTGCAGAAGATAGTAGCAAGCATCTTAGATCTCTTGAGATTCTGAATGATAAGCATAAGACTATTGAATTCCCACCACAAAGTATACTTGATTTTCGGCAATTCAAATTGCTTAGAGGTTTAGTTATCTTGAGGTTCAAGTTTGTGGACAGAAAGTTACCCAAAGGGATCACTGATCTTGTTCACCTTAGATATTTGCGTCTGCGAGAATGTGAACTTGATAGCCTACCCTCTTCTATAAGCAATTTGGCCTACTTAGATACCCTTGATTTATACCTTTCGAGGAATGTTCGAGTTCCAAATGTGTTGAGCAAGATGTCCAGATTAAGACATTTGCTCTTTCCACTTTATGACAAGGAAAAAATTGGAAATTACCGATTGAAATTGGATGATTGTGTAGATGAGCTGGAGAGTCTAATAGGGTATGATAGTTCAGTGCACGAATTGAAGCATATTACAAGAATGAAGAATCTTCGACGTTTATCAGCATCAATATGCGACAATGAAAGCTTATCAGCTATTATGGACGCCATTGCTACAAAGTGGAACAAGCTATCATATTGTACGGTTTCAGTCAACCAGGGCTGCGAATTCACAACAAGTGAAGAAGGGTTGATGAAGTTGAAGCAAGCATTCTCATGTCCCAATCTTTATTTCTTGAGAATTTGTGTTGGGTTAGGGAAGCTTCTAGAAGACTGCATAAGCGACATCATTACTTCAAAAATTGTGAAACTATCATTGTTATATTGCGAGATTGAGCATGATCCAATGAGGATTCTTGGAAAGCTTCATTCCTTAAGAGAATTGTATTTAGGGCCAAGATCATTTGTCGGGGAGGAGATGACGTGTTCTGCATTAAGTTTTCCTTTACTCAAGAAGCTTTCTCTAGCTAGATTACCAAACTGGAGGGAGTGGAGAGTAGACCAAGGAGCCATGCCCCTTGTTACTGAAATAACTATTGGTCGTTGTCCTCGTTTCGAGAAGGTTCCAGAAGGATTCAGTAGCATTCAAAATCTTCAAAAATTGGTGGTTTATGCAACACCAAGATTGAGTAAAAGGATTTTGGGATCAGGCCAAGGGGGAGTGGATTTCCACAAAGTTCACCATGTGCCTTCAATTATCATCAATAAATCTTCACTCAG GATGAACATTCCTCTTGTGGAGAGATAG